One part of the Nitrospira sp. genome encodes these proteins:
- a CDS encoding cell division protein ZapA: MTKTIDVEIYGQRYSVNGEADESYVKKLAEMVDKQMKQVAAGMRSATPAKLAVLAAFNLAHELMESERRFRQDAADADRRVASLMESIDQQMPSILSR; this comes from the coding sequence TTGACTAAAACCATCGACGTGGAGATCTACGGCCAACGGTACAGTGTCAATGGTGAGGCCGACGAGTCCTACGTGAAGAAACTGGCCGAGATGGTCGACAAGCAGATGAAGCAGGTGGCGGCCGGTATGCGGTCGGCCACCCCGGCTAAGCTGGCCGTTCTTGCCGCATTTAATCTTGCCCATGAACTGATGGAATCGGAACGCCGGTTTCGGCAGGATGCGGCGGATGCCGACCGCCGCGTAGCCTCCCTCATGGAATCTATCGATCAGCAGATGCCGTCGATTCTGTCGCGGTGA
- a CDS encoding TIGR00282 family metallophosphoesterase produces MKVLMIGDIMGEPGRRSVARLLPKLIANHAIDVVVGNGENVAGGFGITPDLVDDLFDLGVSVITTGNHAWDKKEILDVFPREPRLLRPANYPAGVPGRGSYVFTTPGGESLGILHLMGRAFMPTIDCPFQVAKREVERLKTQVSAIVVDMHAEATSEKMAMGHYLDGLVTVVAGTHTHVQTADEQILPKGTAYITDIGMTGPLHSVIGIKKELAIEKFLTGMPRRFEVASGPTVFCALLVDLDATLGKALSVERIRVMD; encoded by the coding sequence ATGAAAGTCTTAATGATCGGAGATATCATGGGCGAGCCGGGACGACGGTCCGTGGCTCGCCTCCTGCCGAAGCTCATTGCCAATCATGCGATCGATGTCGTGGTCGGCAACGGCGAAAATGTCGCCGGCGGATTCGGCATCACGCCTGATCTGGTGGATGATCTCTTTGACCTCGGGGTGTCCGTCATCACCACGGGCAACCATGCTTGGGATAAAAAAGAAATCTTGGACGTGTTTCCCAGGGAGCCCCGCCTGTTGCGCCCGGCCAACTATCCCGCCGGGGTGCCTGGACGAGGCAGCTATGTCTTCACAACCCCAGGCGGGGAGTCTCTGGGCATTCTTCATTTGATGGGGCGGGCGTTTATGCCGACCATCGATTGCCCGTTTCAGGTCGCGAAACGTGAGGTGGAGCGGCTTAAGACGCAGGTCTCGGCCATTGTGGTCGATATGCACGCCGAGGCCACCTCGGAAAAAATGGCCATGGGCCATTATCTGGACGGGTTGGTCACGGTCGTGGCCGGTACGCACACGCACGTGCAGACGGCTGACGAGCAGATCCTTCCGAAAGGGACGGCCTACATCACCGACATTGGCATGACGGGGCCGCTGCATTCGGTCATCGGGATCAAAAAAGAACTGGCGATTGAAAAGTTTCTGACCGGCATGCCCCGTCGATTTGAGGTGGCTTCGGGGCCGACAGTCTTCTGTGCCCTCCTTGTCGACCTCGACGCGACGCTGGGCAAGGCCCTGTCAGTTGAACGTATCCGAGTAATGGATTGA
- the zapB gene encoding cell division protein ZapB, which yields MTLDRLDALELRIRDLVKLVQDLKRKNSSLEDELRLARERVAVRDDENRRWEQERLDIRARIEKVLGEIDLLECLDEPKEVAFD from the coding sequence ATGACTTTAGATCGTCTCGACGCCCTTGAACTTCGCATTCGTGACCTCGTGAAACTGGTTCAGGATCTCAAGCGGAAGAATAGCTCGCTTGAGGACGAACTGCGTTTGGCGCGCGAGCGGGTTGCCGTTCGCGATGACGAAAACCGCCGCTGGGAGCAGGAACGTCTGGATATCCGGGCGCGCATTGAAAAAGTGCTGGGAGAAATTGATCTGTTGGAATGTTTGGATGAACCCAAGGAGGTGGCGTTTGACTAA
- the atpF gene encoding F0F1 ATP synthase subunit B: protein MPQFESHFFSSLIFWEILSFGVLFFLLYKYAFPSLLGMLEEREKKIKDSLDQAERHRTEAERKLKEYEAKLAAAAKEAEGLLAQAKDRAQRMMDENEQRMTADAERIKGDATREIEAERRKAVQDIRSQTTELAMMVAEKVVGRALNDGDHRRLADEALDALAKAYHRN, encoded by the coding sequence ATGCCTCAATTTGAATCACATTTCTTTTCGTCGTTGATCTTCTGGGAGATTCTCTCCTTCGGGGTCCTCTTCTTTCTGCTCTACAAGTATGCGTTCCCGAGCTTGTTGGGCATGTTGGAAGAGCGGGAGAAAAAGATCAAGGACAGTCTCGATCAGGCCGAGCGGCATCGTACAGAGGCCGAGCGCAAGCTCAAAGAATACGAAGCGAAGCTGGCCGCCGCTGCTAAAGAAGCCGAGGGGTTGTTGGCCCAGGCAAAAGACCGTGCCCAGCGCATGATGGACGAAAACGAGCAGCGCATGACCGCGGATGCCGAGCGTATCAAAGGCGATGCGACTCGAGAAATTGAGGCGGAGCGCCGCAAGGCCGTGCAGGACATCCGCTCACAGACGACGGAGTTGGCGATGATGGTGGCGGAAAAGGTCGTCGGGCGCGCATTGAACGATGGCGACCATCGCCGTCTTGCCGACGAAGCCCTGGACGCCCTCGCGAAGGCCTATCACCGAAACTAA
- a CDS encoding insulinase family protein, producing the protein MHRSILACSLLGLFFTISQPSLTHAVEPKEYTLSNDMKVILVEVPKAPVATVQVWYKVGSRNEVMGRAGLSHMLEHMMFKGTTKYPKGTFSRLVRKNGGMDNAFTSQDFTAYFENLAADRVTLALELEADRMQGLILDANEFKTEREVVKEERRLRNEDDPQGALVEALFAQAFMSHPYHWPVIGWFSDLDAMNLDDLQRHYDTYYSPNNATLVVVGDIKAETLLPVIARLFEPIPKGPSPKPLTVAEGPQRGERRFLLKREAQVPFVMMGYRVPNYTSDDSYALNVLESILSHGKSARLYQSLVYEQKSALAVGADYGLMQADPGLFYFYAVVKPGEKVEAVEDAVLKEIQRVQAEPPSELELQRAKNQIEAAHIFEQDSNFRQAMLLGEAETIGAGWRKVSQFVERTRAVTAQDVQRVASQYLTADMRTTGTLIPLPPQTQSALPPPSH; encoded by the coding sequence CTGCATCGTTCCATTCTCGCGTGTTCGCTGCTCGGTCTCTTCTTCACGATCAGTCAGCCATCCCTCACCCACGCCGTCGAACCCAAGGAATACACCCTGTCCAACGACATGAAGGTGATTCTCGTGGAGGTCCCGAAAGCCCCCGTCGCAACGGTACAGGTCTGGTACAAGGTCGGGTCGCGCAATGAGGTCATGGGCCGGGCCGGGCTCTCGCACATGCTGGAACATATGATGTTCAAGGGCACGACGAAGTACCCCAAGGGCACATTCTCCCGCTTGGTTCGCAAGAACGGCGGCATGGACAACGCGTTTACCAGCCAGGACTTCACGGCTTACTTTGAAAATCTCGCGGCCGATCGCGTGACTTTGGCCCTCGAACTTGAAGCCGATCGGATGCAGGGGCTCATTCTCGACGCCAACGAATTCAAAACGGAGCGGGAAGTGGTCAAAGAAGAGCGGCGTCTCAGGAACGAAGACGATCCTCAAGGCGCATTGGTCGAGGCCCTCTTCGCCCAGGCCTTCATGAGCCACCCCTACCATTGGCCCGTGATCGGCTGGTTTTCCGACCTCGATGCCATGAATCTCGACGACCTTCAACGCCACTACGACACCTACTACTCGCCGAACAACGCCACGCTGGTGGTGGTCGGCGACATCAAGGCGGAGACATTGCTCCCGGTTATCGCCCGACTGTTCGAGCCGATCCCCAAGGGGCCATCCCCGAAACCGTTGACCGTCGCCGAGGGTCCTCAACGGGGAGAGCGCCGCTTCCTCCTCAAGCGTGAAGCCCAAGTCCCCTTTGTCATGATGGGATATCGGGTGCCCAATTACACCAGCGATGATTCCTACGCCTTGAACGTCCTCGAATCCATTCTGTCCCACGGCAAAAGCGCCCGGCTCTATCAAAGCCTCGTCTACGAACAGAAATCGGCTCTGGCGGTGGGCGCCGACTATGGATTGATGCAGGCTGACCCGGGACTGTTTTATTTTTATGCCGTGGTAAAACCGGGTGAAAAAGTCGAAGCCGTCGAGGATGCCGTATTGAAAGAGATTCAACGCGTGCAGGCTGAGCCACCCAGCGAGCTCGAATTACAGCGGGCGAAAAATCAAATCGAGGCAGCGCATATTTTTGAGCAGGATTCCAACTTCCGGCAGGCCATGCTCTTGGGAGAAGCTGAAACGATCGGCGCCGGTTGGCGAAAAGTCAGCCAATTTGTCGAACGGACCAGGGCCGTGACCGCTCAGGACGTGCAACGGGTGGCCTCACAATACCTGACCGCCGACATGCGGACGACGGGCACACTGATCCCGCTCCCTCCGCAAACCCAGTCGGCATTGCCGCCGCCATCCCACTAA
- a CDS encoding insulinase family protein: MTMQRQGFVPPHSQHRSRSIAWSLVGLLCLALCLPAAWAQAADITPTRSVTANGMTLLFLEQHFIPTVEIHALVKVGSAQDPPDKAGLANLTASLLDEGTLTRTSRQIAEQIDFVGGSLEAHAAEDYTTASARVLKKDADLGFALLADMLQHPAFHKQEFERVRTQILGEIVSDDDDPGNVAMKAFHQLVFHGHPYSWPAHGTEDTLNKITMADVQQFHAREYVPNQTILVVVGDLTQEQAATLVQTHFGAWKKGAPSAAQLKKPTVIDRKMVQLIEKDLTQSTIVLGHTGISRTNPDYYAITVMNYILGAGGFSSRLMDSIRDKQGLAYGIMSQFDSRVMPGAFFISLQTRTDVTNQAITSVLAEVKAIREAPVTDQEINEAKSFIVGSFPLRIDSSAKLANVLAQVELYNLGMDYFTSYPKAIEKVTKDDVLRVAKQYLDPQHYALVVVGSIAKAKVKQ, translated from the coding sequence ATGACGATGCAACGACAAGGTTTCGTTCCGCCACACAGTCAGCATAGGAGCCGGTCTATCGCATGGAGCCTAGTCGGGCTGCTCTGCTTGGCACTCTGTCTACCCGCAGCCTGGGCACAGGCCGCCGACATCACGCCGACACGCTCCGTCACGGCCAACGGCATGACCCTGTTGTTCCTGGAACAGCACTTTATTCCCACGGTCGAAATCCACGCGCTGGTCAAAGTCGGCTCGGCCCAGGACCCGCCGGACAAGGCCGGCCTGGCTAATCTTACCGCCAGCCTGTTGGATGAAGGCACGCTCACCCGAACGTCTCGCCAGATCGCCGAACAAATCGATTTCGTCGGAGGGTCACTCGAGGCGCATGCCGCGGAAGATTACACCACGGCGTCGGCGCGCGTCCTCAAGAAGGATGCAGATCTCGGATTCGCTCTTCTGGCCGACATGCTCCAACACCCGGCGTTTCACAAACAGGAATTTGAGCGAGTGCGGACGCAGATTCTCGGCGAAATCGTCAGTGATGACGACGATCCCGGGAACGTGGCCATGAAGGCCTTCCACCAGTTGGTGTTCCACGGCCACCCCTACAGCTGGCCGGCTCACGGCACAGAAGACACCCTCAACAAGATCACCATGGCGGACGTGCAACAATTTCACGCCCGTGAATATGTACCCAACCAGACGATTCTCGTCGTGGTCGGAGACTTGACGCAGGAACAGGCCGCGACCCTGGTGCAGACCCATTTCGGTGCCTGGAAGAAAGGCGCCCCGTCCGCTGCTCAACTGAAAAAGCCGACCGTCATCGACAGGAAAATGGTCCAGCTGATCGAAAAGGACCTGACGCAATCCACGATCGTGCTCGGCCACACGGGAATCAGCCGGACGAACCCGGACTACTACGCAATCACGGTCATGAATTATATTCTTGGCGCCGGAGGATTTTCTTCCCGCCTCATGGATTCGATTCGGGACAAACAGGGGCTGGCCTACGGCATCATGAGTCAGTTCGATTCCCGGGTGATGCCGGGCGCCTTCTTCATCAGCTTGCAGACCAGGACCGACGTCACGAACCAGGCTATTACCAGTGTGCTGGCGGAGGTCAAGGCCATCCGCGAGGCCCCCGTTACGGACCAAGAGATCAATGAAGCCAAGTCCTTCATCGTCGGAAGTTTCCCGTTGCGGATCGATTCCAGCGCAAAGCTAGCCAATGTGCTCGCCCAGGTCGAGCTATACAATCTCGGGATGGACTATTTCACGAGTTATCCCAAAGCTATCGAGAAGGTCACCAAAGACGATGTGCTCCGCGTGGCCAAACAATACCTCGACCCGCAACATTACGCCCTGGTTGTCGTCGGGTCGATTGCCAAGGCCAAGGTCAAACAATAA
- the atpE gene encoding ATP synthase F0 subunit C, which translates to MDAAAAALVGMGLAAAGFAGAGVGIGYIFGKMIEAVARQPEAEGRVGKYMWIGFALVEAIALYGLVIAFIIMGLRK; encoded by the coding sequence ATGGATGCAGCAGCAGCAGCGTTGGTGGGTATGGGATTGGCGGCGGCGGGATTTGCCGGAGCCGGCGTGGGGATCGGATACATCTTTGGAAAAATGATCGAGGCCGTGGCTCGGCAGCCGGAAGCGGAAGGTCGCGTCGGGAAGTACATGTGGATCGGTTTCGCGTTGGTCGAAGCCATCGCCTTGTACGGACTGGTCATTGCGTTCATCATCATGGGCTTGCGCAAATAA
- the larE gene encoding ATP-dependent sacrificial sulfur transferase LarE: MLSTHAVTEKIVRARQILREMGSVIVAFSGGVDSSLVLKLAHDELGAQAIGVTAVSPTLPASELALTRQLATEIGAQHRVVETDQLEIPDFVRNDATRCYHCKTDLYSLLGSLQPEYGSACIVDGTNIDDLGDDRPGLRAARERGVRSPLLEAGFSKADIREAAQLLTLSNWDKPAAACLSSRVPRGITITRSTLSRVERAEAALMEEGFRHCRVRDYDDLARIELAVEDMSRMLEGGQRERLVAAMKAVGYRFVTLDLEGYRQGGVSLPPGRID; encoded by the coding sequence ATGCTTTCCACACATGCCGTGACCGAGAAGATTGTGCGAGCTCGGCAGATTCTCCGGGAGATGGGCTCGGTGATCGTCGCGTTCTCCGGCGGAGTCGACAGCTCGCTGGTCCTCAAATTGGCCCATGACGAACTGGGCGCGCAGGCCATCGGCGTGACCGCCGTCTCCCCTACCCTCCCTGCATCCGAATTGGCACTGACGCGGCAACTCGCGACGGAAATCGGCGCACAGCATCGCGTGGTCGAGACGGACCAGCTGGAGATCCCCGACTTCGTTCGGAACGATGCCACTCGCTGCTATCACTGCAAAACGGATCTGTACTCCCTGCTCGGCTCGCTCCAGCCCGAGTACGGATCGGCCTGTATTGTCGATGGCACCAATATCGACGATTTGGGAGATGATCGACCGGGACTTAGGGCCGCGCGCGAACGTGGAGTCCGCAGCCCCTTGCTGGAAGCCGGCTTCTCAAAGGCCGACATCCGCGAAGCGGCGCAATTGCTGACGCTCTCAAATTGGGACAAACCTGCCGCGGCGTGCCTCTCATCGCGTGTGCCGCGCGGCATCACCATCACGCGAAGTACGCTCTCACGCGTCGAGCGTGCAGAAGCAGCCTTGATGGAGGAAGGTTTTCGTCACTGCCGAGTACGGGACTACGATGACCTCGCCCGGATCGAACTCGCCGTGGAAGACATGTCGAGAATGCTGGAGGGCGGCCAACGGGAACGGCTGGTGGCAGCCATGAAGGCGGTGGGCTACCGTTTCGTCACCCTGGACTTAGAAGGGTACCGCCAGGGGGGTGTCAGTCTCCCCCCCGGCAGGATCGATTAG
- the rny gene encoding ribonuclease Y, producing the protein MVPISLSVVAYIIVGLLGAALGAGLFEMLRRRSALARRAEAEDQSTQVIQSAQREAENLLKEAKLEAKDLVFQSRIELEKEQKAKLADVANTERRVAQREEGLDRKLGALDKRDQEVLKREQELLKREEVLSQKDAACAQALKQHRDALERVAGLTADEAKRQLIQEMDSQARLEAAGLAKRLLEEAKENAEREAREIIACSIQRVTRDYVNEATISVVPIANDAMKGRIIGREGRNIRAIEAATGIDLIIDETPEAVIISGFDPLRREIAKVSLERLMHDGRIHPTRIEEIVEKVKVDIEKLMIEEAEKVIFEVGLSDFHPELVKVLGRLKYRTSYGQNNLYHAREAAYICGIMASELKLDVKLAKRGALLHDIGKAVSHEEEGPHAMLGAEIAKKYGENVKVVNAIAAHHEQVEPICPETVLVAAAEALSAARPGARREALESYVKRLEKLESLATVHKGVQKAYAIQAGREIRVIVKQEDLTDPECFQLSRDLAKKIEQELTYPGQIKVTVIRESRFVDFAK; encoded by the coding sequence GTGGTTCCCATTTCTCTCAGCGTTGTTGCGTACATTATTGTGGGATTACTCGGGGCGGCGCTTGGCGCCGGCCTGTTTGAAATGCTGCGCCGCCGGTCGGCGCTTGCCCGCCGGGCGGAGGCCGAAGACCAATCGACTCAGGTGATTCAGTCTGCTCAGCGTGAAGCGGAGAATTTGCTCAAAGAAGCCAAGTTAGAAGCCAAGGATCTCGTATTCCAATCCCGTATTGAACTGGAAAAGGAACAGAAAGCCAAACTCGCCGATGTCGCCAACACGGAACGGCGGGTTGCCCAGCGAGAAGAGGGACTGGATCGAAAACTCGGTGCGCTCGACAAGCGTGATCAGGAGGTCCTGAAGCGTGAGCAGGAACTCCTCAAGCGGGAGGAAGTCTTGTCGCAAAAGGATGCCGCTTGTGCGCAGGCGCTCAAACAGCATCGTGATGCACTCGAGCGGGTCGCCGGGCTCACGGCCGACGAGGCCAAACGGCAACTCATTCAGGAAATGGATAGCCAGGCCCGGTTGGAAGCGGCCGGCTTGGCGAAGCGGTTGCTCGAAGAGGCGAAGGAGAATGCCGAACGTGAGGCCCGCGAGATTATCGCCTGCTCGATCCAGCGAGTCACACGGGATTATGTGAATGAGGCGACGATCTCCGTCGTGCCTATTGCCAATGACGCCATGAAGGGGCGGATCATCGGTCGGGAGGGACGGAACATCCGCGCGATCGAGGCTGCTACCGGGATCGACCTGATCATCGACGAGACTCCGGAGGCGGTCATCATTTCAGGGTTCGACCCTCTGCGACGGGAGATTGCCAAAGTGTCGCTGGAGCGGCTGATGCACGATGGCCGAATCCACCCCACCCGTATCGAAGAAATCGTTGAAAAGGTGAAGGTCGATATCGAGAAGCTGATGATCGAAGAGGCAGAGAAGGTCATCTTTGAGGTCGGCTTGTCTGATTTCCATCCCGAATTGGTCAAGGTGCTGGGGCGGCTCAAGTATCGAACCAGCTACGGGCAGAACAATCTGTACCATGCTCGTGAAGCGGCCTACATTTGCGGAATCATGGCGTCGGAATTGAAGTTAGACGTCAAACTCGCGAAGCGCGGGGCGCTGCTTCATGATATTGGGAAGGCGGTCAGTCATGAAGAGGAAGGCCCGCATGCCATGCTGGGTGCGGAGATCGCGAAAAAGTACGGCGAAAACGTCAAGGTCGTGAACGCCATTGCGGCGCATCACGAGCAGGTGGAGCCGATCTGCCCGGAGACGGTGCTGGTCGCAGCTGCGGAGGCGCTGTCGGCTGCGCGGCCTGGGGCACGCCGCGAGGCCTTGGAGTCATATGTGAAGCGGTTGGAAAAGCTCGAATCCCTGGCGACTGTCCACAAAGGTGTGCAGAAAGCCTACGCGATCCAAGCCGGGCGTGAGATCCGCGTCATTGTGAAGCAGGAAGATCTCACGGATCCGGAGTGTTTCCAGCTGTCGCGAGATCTGGCAAAGAAGATCGAACAAGAATTGACCTATCCGGGTCAAATTAAGGTGACGGTCATCCGCGAGAGCCGGTTCGTCGATTTTGCGAAGTGA
- the rlmN gene encoding 23S rRNA (adenine(2503)-C(2))-methyltransferase RlmN, producing the protein MIEPRSTRTNLLALTESGMIAYVASLGWPAYRASQILRWLYQERARTFAAMSNLSHNDREYLTANCSIERSSDVQVFSSQDGTKKYVLALADGHQVECVLIPDEDRLTLCLSTQVGCTLDCGFCLTGTLGLRRNLRAHEILDQVLLAQDHLSAGERLTNLVFMGMGEPLANLEAVADAVTRLTDQDWGLGFSGRRITISTAGLASRIKDVAPLKVNLAISLNATTDELRQQIMPAANRLHSLQALLDACRAYPLADRDRLTFEYVLLADVNDRAEDAARLVKLLRGLRCKVNLIAFNPFPGSAYRRPSDEAIDTFQHILRRGHVDAYLRRSRGRDVLGACGQLGRLDTGKGAVALTQIQARC; encoded by the coding sequence ATGATCGAGCCACGCTCCACCCGCACCAATCTCCTCGCGTTGACCGAGTCAGGCATGATCGCGTACGTCGCCTCGCTCGGGTGGCCGGCCTATCGCGCGTCACAAATCCTGCGCTGGCTCTATCAGGAGCGGGCCCGCACCTTCGCCGCGATGAGCAATCTTTCGCACAACGACCGTGAATACCTCACCGCCAACTGCAGCATCGAACGGTCCTCTGACGTCCAGGTGTTCTCGTCACAGGATGGCACGAAAAAATACGTCCTGGCGCTCGCCGACGGGCATCAAGTCGAATGTGTCCTCATTCCCGACGAAGACCGGCTCACGCTCTGCTTGTCCACCCAGGTCGGCTGTACCCTCGATTGCGGATTCTGTCTGACCGGAACGCTGGGGCTCCGGCGCAATCTTCGGGCGCATGAGATCCTCGATCAGGTCCTGCTCGCCCAGGACCATTTGAGCGCAGGGGAACGGTTGACGAACTTAGTGTTCATGGGCATGGGGGAACCTCTGGCCAATCTCGAGGCGGTGGCCGACGCCGTTACCCGCCTCACTGATCAGGACTGGGGCCTGGGATTCTCCGGTCGCCGCATCACGATTTCGACGGCAGGACTCGCCTCACGGATCAAAGACGTGGCTCCGCTAAAAGTGAATCTCGCGATCTCCCTCAATGCCACCACCGACGAACTCCGGCAACAGATCATGCCGGCCGCCAACCGGCTCCATTCGCTGCAGGCTCTGCTCGACGCATGCCGCGCCTACCCGCTCGCAGACCGGGATCGCCTCACGTTCGAGTATGTTCTGCTTGCCGACGTGAACGACCGGGCCGAAGATGCCGCCCGGCTGGTCAAACTGCTGCGCGGCCTGCGTTGCAAGGTCAACCTCATTGCCTTCAACCCCTTCCCGGGGAGTGCCTACCGGCGTCCATCCGATGAGGCCATCGACACCTTTCAGCATATCCTCCGCCGGGGCCATGTCGATGCCTACCTCCGTCGCAGCCGAGGCCGCGACGTCCTCGGCGCCTGCGGCCAACTCGGTCGCCTGGATACCGGCAAGGGCGCGGTTGCCTTGACACAGATTCAGGCCCGTTGTTAG
- a CDS encoding transglycosylase SLT domain-containing protein: protein MTALPWRTSLAALALWLLVSSLVWTATAESPRPLPVAPPLCVSAEDCFRSAIAINERSGTTAQRDQALLLKIDQLRVVMDLFPSTIWAKRAGVALGVLLTERDPVESVKLLRAAQPDLPVLDDYLRLWMAESLLKQNEPAQAAEVLETLPKIVPDSNLIAKAAYRTGESWYSGNVCARAVEWLERAVSLADKDAGAPVALWHQADCHIRENRLPEARTVLKQLWLRYPQSSEAKEAKARLDAALNGESWVPTADDYAIRAQAFLGLSMQAEAVEELRRFLAMAPGHPRRFDARLKLGVAYVRLKQYDQARETFRALVADRVQESAEASVWLARVYLRQSQGEKLIELARSVAQGTLAGDQRAMVHLFAGVWLEDQGKFDDAIGMFRQVAKLGDSASQRAEGLWRAGWAQYRTARYREAAETFRAVVELHINGFEPQAMYWAARADEHGKSATVAEQYARICQRHAYSYYCQLASRRVSLPPAAAPVAALESPVADEAERLPQNRRPEIEKHAFYQRGIELKLLGFGQDAARELGALTEQYSRDQDVLLAFSTMLSEVGAYHPALRVAKVHFKDKLERSGLPTAPALWTVAYPVGLVPTIAAQGVAAVDPYLAAAIIREESQYDEKAVSVVGAVGLMQLMPVTANAVAQRYGFPTVGREELFDQETNIRLGVRYLGQLLEQYGGNQAHAVAAYNAGPIAVNNWIAVHRGREQDEFVELIPYQETRLYVKRVLRSYGEYHRLHNGTS, encoded by the coding sequence GTGACCGCACTTCCTTGGCGGACCAGTTTGGCGGCCCTTGCCTTGTGGCTTCTCGTGTCGAGCCTAGTCTGGACGGCCACGGCCGAGTCACCGCGCCCTCTTCCTGTCGCCCCGCCGCTGTGCGTCTCTGCTGAAGACTGTTTTCGTTCGGCCATTGCCATCAATGAGCGTTCCGGTACGACGGCTCAGCGCGATCAGGCGCTCCTACTGAAGATCGATCAACTGCGTGTGGTGATGGACCTTTTCCCCTCGACCATCTGGGCGAAACGGGCGGGGGTGGCCCTAGGCGTGCTGTTGACCGAGCGCGATCCGGTCGAGTCCGTGAAACTGCTTCGCGCCGCGCAACCGGACCTGCCGGTTCTCGACGATTATCTCCGGCTCTGGATGGCCGAGTCGTTGTTGAAGCAGAACGAGCCAGCTCAGGCTGCCGAAGTATTGGAGACCCTTCCCAAGATCGTGCCGGATTCCAACCTGATCGCCAAGGCGGCCTATCGCACGGGCGAGTCGTGGTACAGCGGCAACGTCTGTGCTCGCGCGGTCGAATGGTTGGAACGCGCGGTGTCGCTGGCCGATAAAGATGCGGGCGCCCCGGTGGCCTTGTGGCACCAGGCCGACTGTCACATCCGGGAGAATCGACTGCCCGAGGCCCGTACGGTCTTAAAGCAGCTCTGGCTGCGCTATCCCCAGTCTTCCGAGGCGAAAGAGGCGAAGGCGCGATTGGATGCGGCGTTGAATGGAGAATCTTGGGTTCCGACCGCCGATGATTATGCGATTCGCGCACAAGCCTTTCTCGGCCTCTCGATGCAGGCGGAAGCGGTGGAGGAATTGCGTCGATTCCTCGCGATGGCGCCCGGCCATCCTCGCCGGTTCGATGCCCGCCTGAAACTCGGCGTGGCCTATGTCCGTCTGAAGCAGTATGACCAGGCTCGGGAAACCTTCCGAGCCTTAGTTGCCGATCGGGTGCAGGAATCGGCCGAAGCGTCTGTCTGGCTGGCCAGGGTGTATCTGCGGCAGAGTCAGGGCGAGAAATTGATTGAATTGGCCCGATCGGTGGCCCAGGGCACGTTGGCCGGCGACCAGCGCGCGATGGTGCACTTGTTTGCCGGGGTATGGCTGGAGGATCAGGGCAAGTTCGACGACGCCATCGGCATGTTCAGGCAGGTGGCGAAACTGGGTGACTCAGCGAGCCAGCGGGCGGAGGGGCTGTGGCGTGCCGGTTGGGCGCAATACCGCACGGCGCGATATCGGGAGGCCGCTGAGACGTTTCGTGCCGTTGTCGAGTTGCACATCAATGGCTTTGAGCCACAGGCCATGTATTGGGCTGCGCGGGCGGATGAACATGGCAAGTCGGCGACCGTTGCGGAGCAATATGCCCGGATATGCCAGCGGCATGCGTATAGTTACTACTGCCAGCTGGCCTCGCGCCGTGTCTCGCTGCCCCCGGCCGCAGCACCGGTCGCCGCACTGGAGTCTCCTGTGGCGGATGAGGCGGAACGGTTGCCGCAGAATCGTCGCCCCGAAATTGAAAAGCATGCCTTCTACCAACGAGGCATCGAATTGAAGTTGCTTGGCTTCGGCCAGGATGCGGCTCGCGAGTTAGGCGCGCTCACCGAGCAATACAGCAGAGATCAGGATGTCTTACTGGCCTTTTCGACCATGTTGAGCGAAGTGGGGGCCTACCATCCGGCACTACGAGTCGCCAAGGTGCATTTTAAGGACAAGCTGGAGCGAAGTGGACTCCCGACCGCGCCGGCTCTCTGGACCGTGGCCTACCCGGTCGGTCTGGTGCCAACCATTGCGGCACAAGGCGTCGCCGCAGTGGATCCCTATCTGGCTGCTGCGATCATCCGCGAAGAAAGTCAGTATGACGAGAAGGCCGTGTCGGTGGTTGGAGCTGTTGGGTTGATGCAGCTCATGCCGGTGACGGCCAATGCGGTGGCACAGCGATATGGCTTTCCCACCGTCGGGCGGGAAGAGTTGTTCGATCAGGAAACGAATATTCGCCTGGGCGTACGCTATCTGGGCCAGTTGCTGGAACAATACGGCGGAAACCAGGCCCATGCCGTGGCCGCGTACAATGCCGGACCGATCGCCGTGAACAATTGGATTGCCGTCCATCGGGGGCGGGAGCAAGATGAGTTCGTGGAACTGATCCCCTACCAGGAAACGCGGCTGTATGTGAAACGAGTGCTGCGCAGTTATGGGGAATATCACCGGCTCCATAACGGGACCTCGTAA